AGATTTAGACATTTTTCACACATTCTCTGTGAAACCATCTCTCACACTCGGCATCACAGCACAAGCCTTCTTCTGTATCTAAGACTTTCTTTACGCAAACAGGACAGGAAGTAGACGTAGACATAATATAAagaatgtactgtattttatatttcaaaactatactTTGTGAAATGCAACAATGAGAAAGCAAACAGCTCACAAATCAGTAGCTACTCAGTTCACCACTGAAAGTGTGCTTTTTTATATCACCtaaattgaataatgttgaaataatgaCTGGCAACACTaagcaataatttcaaaacatgagtaaattatgtatcataaatagaaaaagtaaGTTGATATTTGTCACGTTGACTGACGAACTATGTTATAAAGCAGCGAGAAGCAACAAGGAACGAGATAATACATTCGTCAAACAACCATACCAAGCgaagcgaattaaaatatacaggctaCATGCATAAATAACATGCCAGGGCTCTTGGGATTCAGTTAATTGAATTTTAGTGTCTATGACTTGCTGAGTGATGATGACAGCTGGAGACCGTTTGCACTCTCAACGGTAAGTGAAATAGGgttgcaaaaattaattaaattatgcaaaagattaaacaatagaatttaagaactaatagTAGATGCACTCACTCTGGTTCAATTGATGATATAAATACAGTCTAAATACACCTGAGCACCAATAACAAAGTTATAAACAGTAAGTAACTTGCACTAGTAAAATACGTTAGATTCAAACTACTATCCAAAGACCAACTCCCGAGAGAtatacgagggtcagtcaaatataaacaagactttttacttatacgtttattaaagctaaacaatacaatgattacatgttactgcttttctacatagtctccctcaattctcacacacttttcccagcgtgaggatagcttatggatcccttcttcataaaagatttgaggttttgtcttgaaccaattgcacacaaattcctgtacttcctcatcactttcaaaacggtttccaccaagtacttctttgagaggaccaaacaggtgaaagtcacatggagacaaatctgggctgtagggaggatgttccaatgtttcccaatgaatttggcgtaatttctcttgggtcaaggcagctgtgtgaggcctagcattgtcatgaagcaaaatgacatctctgattggctgattacgccttttgttccgaaaggctgcttttgcttgctcaagaagttgacagtaataagcagcgttcacagtacgacgttcgtgtaaaaagtcaataagcaaaacgcctttgcagtcaaaaaagatggtggcaagaactttcccagcagacaaccgtgttttggctttcacagggcgagtttcgtctttccttcgccactccattgacgccatttaggattcaggagtgtagtgatggacccacgtttcatcacaggttattatgcgatttaaaaaaccattcccctctctctcaagccgattcaaaagcctttggcaaatgtctctccgggtttgtttttgatcgagagtcagaagccgagggacccatcttgcacaaattttccgaaaacccagatgctctgtgacgatggaatgcacactaccatgactaatttccacttcactggcaatttcatctatcgttaagcgtcgatcattttcaagaagttcacgaacagcacaattgttctcattagtcaaactggtccttgactttgtgactttcattttcaactgtttcacgtccgcctttgaactttttaacccaatcgtacacttgagaacgtgataaagtcttatcctcaaactgagttgtcagtctaacaaaaatttcacttggtttaacaccttcgtttgtcaagaacttaataataattcgttgcgcaactgcaggtacaacctcttgttcagacatggctacaatgacaaacaaaacatcactgagaacgcattgttgcagctttccccctcccccaggctgccccctaccactactgcaacatggctacctgctacaacctggacgttgggtatagtaataaaagtcctgtttatatttgactgaccctcgtacatctataattaataattttaattttaatgacataaCTTATCCatgtactttaaaacaaatttaaaaatttgagaaaaataataatggaGTTAGTGTGAACGTGTAtggtataaatgaaaaattagaaatttatccACTTAGAATATGTTTTGAAGAGGCCAGAACTCATTTTGATCTATTACTGTTATCAAACGATCTAGGTAATAACCATTATTGTTATGTAAGTGATTTTTCGAGATTAGTTACAAGTCAAATTTCTCTTCATACAAGGAAAATGGtattttgtaaaagatgttttgcACACTATTCGGGATGTAATAAAATTGCAAAGTTAAATGTTCACAAATTAGATTGtaagattaatttaataaacctttgAAAGCACAAATGCCGCCTCGTCagtcaactttaaaatttcaaaattttcattttaaatataaggtTCCTATAGTTGCATACTGtgattttgaatgtattttaaacaaagttgATGAAAAACAATCAATGTATACAACTATTAATGAAATACATGAGCCTATgactttttgtgtttatttagttATTGATAAAGATTTACCGGAACATATTGCAAGTCAATTACCGAACGAACCTTATCTTTATCGAGGAGCAAATGCAAGTTTGAAATTTATGGATTATCTCATTTCAATTGCAAATTTATTAGCTGATTTGAGTAATATTAATAAACCTATGATTCCACTGACGGTTGATGAAGAAAATAGAATTCGTACTATTACCAATTGTGAATCGTGTGATTTAGAAGTTTCAATGATTCACTGTCATTTAACTGGCCGTTTTAGAAACTTACTCTGcaataaatgtaacttaaaaagaaaaaaaccaaacatttttacCTGAATTTTTACACGGAAGCTCTAATTATGATACACACTTTattgttaaacaataaattgtgacaaacaaaaaattagtgtTATTCCAAACTCTTctgaaaaatatgttagtttttctaaacaaacgagtggtaaaattaaattacgttttctcgatagttttagattttaaaattccaGTCTAGCTCAATTGgcaaataatttaccaaaagacaaattttatcatactcaattgttttttaatcatgATAATTTACGTTATGTTACAGAAAAAGGTGCCTATCTTTATGAATATACTGATTCATGAGCTAAACTGGAAGACAGACAATTACCGTCAAAAGAgtgtttgtttaataaaatcactGAAGGACATATTTCAGATGAAGATTTTGTTCATGCAAAAGATGTTTGGTCACGATTTAATTGTGAAACATTAGGTGATTATTCAGATTTATATTTACGTACTGACGTATTGTTATTAgcagatatttttgaaaattttcgtaCCATATGTCTTGATAATTATGAATTGGATCCTGCCCACTATTAGTTCCTAGTTTAACATttgacgcaatgttaaaattcacAAAAGTAGAATTAGAATTACTTCATAATTATGATAGGCTATGTactatatgtttattgaaaaaagaatACGAGGCGGTATTAAAAGTTGTGTAAAAAGACATGCTAAAGCTAATAATACATACTTGAATGACGTGTTATATGATTCTAGTAAACCTTCTAGTTATTTGACATGTATATATGCAAACAATTTATATGGTTTGGGCTATGATTAAATGTATACCAAAAGATGGATTTAAATGGTTGTCAACGgaagaaataaaacagtttaatgtaCAATCAGTACCAAATAATAATCCAATAGGATATATTATTGAGTGCAGTGTTGGATATCCATcttatttacatgaacatcatAATGATTTACCATTTTTACCAAAAACAAAATCTCCACCAAATTCAAAACAGGTTAAATTACTCACTACACTTTTTGATAAAGACAATTATGTTTGTCATTATGTTAATTTGAAACAAGCACTTGACAACGGGTTGGTattaaaaagaatacatagagTTTTGCAGTTTAATAAAAGTCCTTGGCTTAAGtcgtacatattatttaatacgaATAACAGAAAACAAgcgaaaaatgaatttgaaaaagatttttataaattactcagTGATGCCATGTTTGGAAAATCAATTGAAAACGTAAAAGATAGACTTAATTTGGAACTAGTCAATACTGAGAAaagattaacaaaattaatttctaggcctaatttaaaaaacagaataatttattcTGAACATTTAAGTGCTGTAGAATGTAATAAAgatgttgtattatttaacaaaCCCATTTACATAGGatttacagttttagaaataagtaaatttcatatgtatgattttcattataatataatgaaaccaTTTTATTTAGATACTAATACCAACTTACTCTATATTTATAcagattcatttttttataaaatttttactaatgatttgtataatgattttaatagtgaaaatatGAGAAATTACTTTGATATGTCAGATTATCCTTCaaatcataaatgttattatgaagaaaataaaaagaaaataggttGTTTCAAAGATGAATGTATGGGTGTTCCTATAGAGGAAATTTTTGGATTAAGAAGCAAACTTTATACGTATGTATTATACGTACTGTAaatgatttgtatttaaaaaagtgtaaaaaaatgaatttgaaaaaagcaaaaggtgtaacaaaatcaataataaaaaaacacattacattttatgactataaaaactgtttatttttatcatctaaTATAAGACGAAAAATGAGGATGTTTCAATCCAAAAAGCAAATATTAAGAACTGTAACCACAAATAAATTAGCGTTAAATGGAAATAATGACAAACGTTTCATTACTAACGATGGAATAAATACGTTAgcttatggaaataaattatttaaaaaaatgagtccATTACTGTGTTTATgcatatattgtataatatgctgtattatgatatgtataacacataaaattaacaaatatattttatactaacattttacctttgtttttattttatttttagttcccATTTTTCAATACAGAAAGGAAGTAATAAccatcagtttaaaaaaaaacaacatttatttctacataattttctttacaattcctgataatggtgtgtattgtataattacatcatttataattaaacaataaactgcagTTCCAATTAGAAAGTCTTCGTTCGCTTGCAATTCAACTCCTATATCCAATGCTCcagtttttattgtatcaacttgttttgaacaatcaataacaaaaagtggaaatttttgtaaaaacccatttttactTAGACAAGGTTGGGTATCACTTCCTGCATAATATGAAGACTGGAATCTTGAATACAATTCATACATTAGTGCTTTGCATCCATTGAAATTATCATAAGGATAATACttgctatttaaataaagttttacattttccaaattacaaaaatcaaaatgtgatgaatttttatcatttgtaTCCTTTCTATTTGTTTGAAAGCCTATTATTACATACCGAGGCTTTTCCgttaaagatgtagttttaacagTCCAAGTTTGAGCTTTAGAAACAGGAAGTGACGGATATTCATGAAGTTGCCATCTTCTAAACGCCATTGTTATTGGCTGATCAGAGTCAGTAATTTTTAGTAGTGATAATCTTATATTATCATCAACAAGAACATAAGGAACtttccaaacaattttatttatttgaaatgaacacTCGTGAAGACTTGGTGTAGCTTGAAGAATTGCATTCTTATCAGTTGAAGCACGTATCAGcactaattcttgttttacatttaaaagtatttttttataatcttctgcaAAACCCAATAATAATTGGAGTGgcacacaaaatgaaaaattagttttatcttcaAGAACGTCCATCGAAGGTAGATTCCAGCCTGCATTTTAAATCCAGTTTTCATCTCCCGGTTTCAGTGTAAGTATATGTTTCATAGTACTAGTTCCGTTTTGCACACAGGTGTGTCTGATCACAACGCCATCATTTTCAGTACACCAATGAACGTGACTTCAGACAATCTTAAGTTAAAGAAACTTGTTAGGCCTATCAATCCTCAGAACTCTAAGCTATTTCTAACTTACCtttaatagtataaattggtTAGCTATATATAATAGTAAGGATGACTTAAACAATAAGTTCAATAATTTCTTTGATTTGTTGTTATGGGCGGTAAACAGCGCAATGCCTATGAAAACTGTTGGGATAACCAACAGAAATAGTAAATCTAACAACAAATGGTACAATGAGGACTTAAGAATATTAAAGGTCCACATAAACTTGACAATGCTTACTATTTATTCTGCAACACTAACTGTAACAGGttctaaagaaaattatattgctcTTAAGAGAACGTACaaggcagaaattaaaaaagccaaaacttaatcataataacaacattaattgacagttcaaacaataaatcaaaagctgcATGGTCTGTCATAAATCAGCTTAGAAATGTTAACAGTAAGCCTCCAATATTAACGCTAATTTAACGCCTGAtgcttttaacaatattttttttcttaccagtgtagaacaaatttgtaatagcaTACCAACTGATGTAAATAAGCCTAATCAAAGTGTTTTTTCTTGACAATAGTGAGAACTGTGGCAACAGGAAACAATTCAGTAGGGTTATTCACTCTTAGAAGTTTTACAGTAGAAGAAGTCTACCTAGCCATAAACCAACTGAATAATAGCACTTGTCTTGATATATATGGCACCAATGCAGCAATACTGAAGTTATCAGCTAGGTCTATTTTGTGAAGTACTAACATATCTTTTCAACTTGTGTATTAAGCAGGAGGTATTTATCCTGACAAACTAAAAGTAAGTAAGGTCATTCCAATACACAAAAGAGGGCCTAGGGATGATTGTGCCAACTATAGGCCAATATTCCCATTGTTCCGACGCTGTCAAAGGTCTTTGGAACGTCTCATTCATGAACAACTTTCCTCCCTTCTTGGAAAATCAAATAAGTTATTGTCCCAAGAATCAGTACGGCTTTAGACCTAACCATAGCACTGTTGAAGCTACTCAGGATTTgatcttgaattgttttgaagGACTGGAGAACAACCTGAACGTTCTTTTCAGATCATttgatatgtccaaggcctttgacacagtgtcgcatcatattttactggataagatgtatttttattctattgacaACAGTGTAGTGCAGTTCTTAAGATCTTATTTGAACAATCGATGGCAATCCGTATTCCTAAATGGCTCTTACTCAAAACAGTTAAGTGTAAAACAAGGTGTCCCACAAGGGTCCATTTTGGGACCCTTGCTTTTCATACTCTATGTTAATGACCTGCCGTACAACCTAAATGCTCATTCAGTTAAATCATTTCTATTTGCCTGACGATTTGGCAGTGTGTGTCCAGGGTAACAGTGCAGAAAATGTGGGTTACATAATCGACACCAAAACTAAAACCATTCATGACTGGTGTAATGCAAATAAGTTAAGCCTTAATGACGGGAAAACTCAGGACCTTGCTTTCAGCCTTAGCAAATCGGGGGGAAGTAACCCACTCAAAATTCTTGGGGTTCACAGTCCAGAGCAATCTTAAATGGCATCAGCAAATTGACAGTCTTgcgaacaaaatttcaaaaggcatTTTCATGATCAGCGCACTTAAAGGCAGTGTCTCTGTTGGTGTTCTGCTCTGTGTTTTACTATGGCCACATACATTAGCTTACCTCTCTTATggaacttcaatctgggcaaaccATGGATATGTACAGAAGCTTTTTGTGCtgcaaaaaaaagcaatccgTCTGATTTGTGATGCACACTGGCAGGCCCACTGTAAAGAGCTCTTCATTAGGTTAGGTGTCCTTTCATTGCCTTCTATGTATATATTAGCACACACTCTTGTTTGTTAAGAGGAACTTGGCACTTTTGCCTGCAATGTCTGAGTCCATAACTAtgcaactagaaacaaaaataaacttataaagtGAACGATTGCAGATACTCTGCAACTCAGAAAGAGTTTTCTATACCaagcataaaaatgttttaatgttttgccggaaggtattaaagagctgccactcactagatttagacaaaaactaaagaactttctagttgcaaacctgcttatacgatgtaacagaattttacgaAGTTGTTGACTCTTTAAGTTAGGTTAAGTAACCTTTTAAGTTGACTTTGTTATacatgtgaacatgtttacaacaaataaatatttgatttgatttgatttgatttataccaacattttttacacgatcaatttcctttccacaaatttcatatataatttcatcaaataaaaaagCCTTACAGTTATTAATTAGATTTGAAGTAGTGTCATCTTTCAAATCAGTGGAGTTAATAATTTTTCCTTCAAtcagtaaaaaacttttattaggatatgtatatgcgtcttgttcatgaacaggaatacgaatttcatcgctatttttaaaagaattagatgTGTATGGATTGTGGGAATGCCATTCCCGTTCTATAAGGGATtcatcaatttctatattttcaataacatttaatatattactcatttttaattcgtttaaattccggaagattttgtaaaaaaattaaattttttaatgttaacggTTTCAAAGTTCGAACACGACTGTTTGTCCACTTCTTAAATCAAAACCAGCAGCAAACGGTGAACAGTGTGTAGGTGGATATCCGTCTTCCGAAAGacgtacatattttaattttgtatttgctgaaaaaatatattatattaattaattaaacccatttacattatacatatattttaaaaataacttacctTTTTTGTCATAtgtaacattttctaattttaacatGTTTCGACCTATTGTTGTTAAAACACTGTTAATTGTATCAAACATTTTCTTATCCTCTGACTTTTGTTTAATATCTAATAAGAAGTAACCTTTTCTAGACACCTTTTGCCAAAACAATTtttcacttttacatttttttaaatcttttacatcactcacttctatttttattaaatgagtaCCCGTCTCACCTGGTGtagaaatttttttcttttgatcaCCACATTGTTGCtgtaaatgtttagaaataaataaacacttatttctttgtgattaaacaattttacaaacttatCTGACTCACCATCGTCATTGTTGTCATCATGACCGATATGATCTGATTCAGACGAAGATGAGGAAGAAGGTACTACACGTTTTGCTCTTTTAATGCCTTTTTTAGGAGTTTTTTTACTATCTTTTAATTCAAtactattttcattttcaattagtTTAGTCCTTCCAATGTCTTGTATCTTTTGGATAATATTTACAGGAAATGAAAgtctagaattttttttattacaggttcaaaaatgttcaataaatgttCGCAAGTTTCttcttctaataaataaaaaacctgtttatCTTGGGAAAGATCGCCTTCTAACATAcagtatttgaaaaatacatcacacaaattttgtaatacatagagcAACTGTACTGCGATTGGATTCATATAAATTTCTTGAGATATTTGTAACTCACTAACTAATTGTTGCCATACGTCCAAACTTCTAAAGCCTATCATCCacaaattttctacaatttgaattaatgttaaaaacGTACCGAGGCTTGAGGTTGATTGTTGCGGCTGCTGTTGGTGCTGTTGTTCTTCTTCTTGTTGTTGTTGCTGCTGCTTACGTTTAAGCAATGGTGTAGGAGGAGTGCTTAACAGTTGTCGTAATTTATTGGTGTTCTCTTCGGAAGATGTTAAATCAACAACATCGGAATccattactaaaacaaaattcaagattattaataaaaaataaaacaattattcatattattaatgaAGTTCAGCGGTAAAGAGATTCaaacataaagtaaaaacaaatacatacttgTAGTTTGAGTGTTTCTACTTCAACGGTTGAAACGCACTAAAGACAGAGCTTTCTTGTCCGGCTTAAAAAGGAACAGTCAAGGACAGATCTACTAGTTGATTCCACGTAACTAGCTTACATTCACACACTTGCACAACAAATAAtactagttttttataatttcttttcataaaacacTATCAACTATATTTAAACCGGTATAATGTGTTATAAACATTTGGAAAAGAAAAATATCAGCActtgtttcattaaaatagttCATTGTGTTATTACAACACATCCAATTGaattaagtattttacaaaaatattttaacaatatctttataaaaaataaataattctaaaagtaCTTcagtaatttcaataattatagtaaaacaaattttgattgacattataaaatgttCCTCAACGTCTATTAACAGTTTTATCGTGAACCAAATCATGTagtgtaatatttcaaacaaaaacttttccaaaaacaTTGACAACTATGAGGAATAATACATCCTATACAATTGTTGcttttttgtactaaaacaagAGATCCATCACTAATTTGTTGAAACTGAATATCATGATGAGGCAAatatttgtgtattgaaatataattaaaattatgaatatcaCTATAATACTGTTTAATTGGTAATATGAAATTAGTTTTGCTAGATTTCGCTCCGTTACAATTGAAATCCGGCACAAACTTTATACTAACACGTCTGTTAATGGACTGTTTtgaatatgcaataaaaattacataccgTTGTCTACACTGACTTCTTAAAACAAAATCTatcttcagattgtaaatatttaaaacgaaatatatgATACCAatagttacaattttttatatcattatcattatatttgaaatatattcagCAATAAGAAAAGAAGAAGTCAATCTATTAATACAGATATGTCCAAAATATAAACTTCTGCTATGCAAAGATgttatatattctaaattattattatacatatagtgtaaaatataactaGCTTTCCAATCgaaatccaatattttattatttaaattaattcttctaCAATACATTTGCCAAAAATAAGAGCattcaattaatttaacattatcaaATGGTAAATTAAGGAAAATCAATAGTTGAATCTCTCTTGGTAAATCCGATATCTGTTGCAACAATGTCATGGCTCATCAATATACATCACGCGCTTGATAAATCTACTAGCTATTGCAACAATgtcttgaattattaatatacaacacATGTGGTGCAATTAACATCTAACAAACAACCTTCACTtactttgtaataaacaaaaacatcacTTTTCCTCCACGTGCACATTACAAATTCTAATGAAGCACTGCAAACAGGTGTCTTTTACATAACTAATCACAACCGGTTAGTCCATATACTGAACTCTCTCAGGGAAAATATCCCGCTCGTAGGGAAATTTCTCAGAAGGAAATATCCCGCTCGAGGATTGTTATTGACCTCGACCTTCACCTTGAAAAGGTCATTGACCTCGACCGTGACCTTGAAGGTCATTGACCTCGGGCTGTTGTTGACCCTGCAATCCTGAGTGATGACGTCACATGTAACGGTTGTCCTAGAACATACAAATCCTCTCTACtggagttatatatatatatatatatatatatatatatatatatatatatatatatatatgacaaggATCAATCACTCCTTGGATGGAAACCTGCGGGACGCCACTCGCTCACAATGGCATGTCATGTGGTAACCTTCCGGGGTAGTGtttataccgaagcaggggagtgTCTAGCATGGATCGATATGTCTGTCCTCCTTTCTTCTCAAACCCGTGGAGAAAATGGTTACTAGGTGTGTTTTGAAGGGATCTCTCCTGGAGCGTATGCAGGATTTAGAAGACACTGGCAGCGAAAGAAATAGCCATAGGTGTCTTTGTGAATATCGAAGGGGATTTTGACAATACAGTCACTCAGGCGATTGTCAATGTGGTCTAGAGATGtggtattgatggtcaaatatgtgaCTGGATAAGCATCAGTGCAAGGACTACGAGGGGCTGTCCCCAGGATTGAGTCCTTtatcctcttctgtggaacctagTTGCGCACGACTTGCTCGTCTCTTTGAACAACGTTGGTGTCTTTTTACAGGGGTACGCGGATGACATGTGATTCTTGTAAGCGGCAAGTTCAACACAATAGTCACGTAACCGACCAATGCAGCTCTAAACATGATGGGGCACTGCTGTTATGGGGTGGGCCTTAGAATCAAACCCCCACGGCTACCGTGGGTGCCTTTACTAGGAGGCGTTAGTTGGAGGGTATCGGTTCATTTTACTGAGAGGCTCTTCTATTCAGTTAAAGCCCAGGTTAATTCCCTGGGCGTAATCGGTGATAGAGTTGAACTAAACTGTGGATAACCTATCTGCAAAGGGTTATCGCCAGAGAGAAATGGTCtttaatgcaatgcagacgtgtgataggtgggtctTGGGGGGACTTAGGCCGATTGCTTTTGTATTGGCTTTATGTTTCGGTGGTTAGGCCTGCACTAAGGGGCTGTTGTGTGGTGGACAAAAAGTGAGGCCAAGATGGCAATAGCTGGTCTGGCTAGCATCCAAAGATTGGTCTGCCTTGCTATAACCGGGTCTTTTCCAAGTGCGCTGGGCGCAGCTCTAGATTTTTGCTTcaacctcgcccccctggacatcgTCATTCGGGATATGATgaccaggaggagtgcctactgtcttcagcaggcGGGAATTTGGTCGGCCTCGGACTGCATCAGGGGGAAGTgcagaattagcatcctgattaGGGAAATGCTTTGCACCCAGATCATATGCCACAAAGATTTTCCTTCTACAAACCCTTCAGGATTGTCATACCTGGGGAGACTTGGTCGGAGGaaaagaaacctcttccaccaacGGAACTGGAATGGTTTGCAGATGGTTCTAAAGCAAAAAGTAGCACAGGCGCCGGAATAGTGGGGGTGAGACCATGTAGAGAGCTGGTGATCCCTATGGGTTCTTATGCCATAGTCATTCAGGCAGACGTCACAACCACTATTAggtgtgctcgtgagaatcttcatTTCcggtataggagtaagacgattaGCATTTTCAAAGGTAGCCAGACAGCATTGAAAGTGTTTGTCTTTTTTGTCTTCAACTCCTGCTATCAAGTTGTTTCTTCTCTtaccagaatcaacaatgt
The Homalodisca vitripennis isolate AUS2020 chromosome 1, UT_GWSS_2.1, whole genome shotgun sequence DNA segment above includes these coding regions:
- the LOC124367198 gene encoding uncharacterized protein LOC124367198 isoform X2; translated protein: MQTIYMVWAMIKCIPKDGFKWLSTEEIKQFNVQSVPNNNPIGYIIECSVGYPSYLHEHHNDLPFLPKTKSPPNSKQVKLLTTLFDKDNYVCHYVNLKQALDNGLVLKRIHRVLQFNKSPWLKSYILFNTNNRKQAKNEFEKDFYKLLSDAMFGKSIENVKDRLNLELVNTEKRLTKLISRPNLKNRIIYSEHLSAVECNKDVVLFNKPIYIGFTVLEISKFHMYDFHYNIMKPFYLDTNTNLLYIYTDSFFYKIFTNDLYNDFNSENMRNYFDMSDYPSNHKCYYEENKKKIGCFKDECMGVPIEEIFGLRSKLYTYVLYVL
- the LOC124367228 gene encoding protein roadkill-like — its product is MDSDVVDLTSSEENTNKLRQLLSTPPTPLLKRKQQQQQQEEEQQHQQQPQQSTSSLANTKLKYVRLSEDGYPPTHCSPFAAGFDLRSGQTVVFEL